The Herbiconiux sp. SALV-R1 nucleotide sequence CTTCGACGAGAGCACCCTCCAGGCCCTGCTCGACTTCGCCCACGAGCACGACCTCTGGATCATCAGCGACGAGGTCTACGAGCGTTTCAGCTACGAGCATCCGCATGTCAGCATCGCCTCGCTCGAGCCCACCGGCGCGCCGGAGAGAAGTGTGAAGAGAACGGATGCGCGGGGCGACGACGACCGCGTGCTCACCGTCTTCTCGGCGTCGAAGACCTACGCGCTCACGGGCGCCCGGGTCGGCTGGCTGCTCACCCCGTCGGGCTTCGCGCCCCTCATGAGGTCGGCGCAGGAGGCGATGATCAGCTGCGTCAACACGCCGGCGCAGCGCGCCGTGGTCGCGGCGCTCGAGGGACCGCAGCATCCGGTGGACGAGGCGGCGGCGCATTACCGTGACAACCTCGCCGCGGCCACCGCGCTCCTGCGTGAGCGCGGCATCCGCTACCTCGAGCCGACGGGGGCGTTCTACCTCTGGGTCGACGTGTCGCACGCGACCGGCGGAGACGTGGCCGGCTGGGCCGAGCGCTTCCTGCTCGAGCAGCGCGTCGCCGTGGCCCCGGGGAGCGCGTTCGGGCGCATGGGGGAGGGGTGGATCCGCCTCTGCGTCGCCGCCTCCCGCGACGACCTCCTCGAGGGCATCCGCCGCCTCCCGGCTCCCGCGGCGGTCTCGGACGAGGCGACGCCGTGAGGATCGCCGTCGTCGGCGCCGGCGCGGTCGGCGGGGCGATCGCCGCGGTCGCCGATCGAGCCGGGTACGAGCTGGTCGTGACGGCCCGGGGCGAGCACCTCGCGACCATCCAGCGCGACGGGTTGCGGCTCTCTGGCGCCTGGGGCGACCACCTCGCCCACCCGCGCGCCGCCGAGACCCTCCTCGATCTGCCCGACGTCGCGAGCCGCGAGTGGCGCCCCGACCTCGCGCTGCTCTGCGTGAAGGCTCAGGATGCGCGCTCCGCCCTCGCCGCGAACGCCCCCGTTCTCGACGGCGTTCCGCTCGTGGTGGTGCAGAACGGGCTCGGCGGTGCCGAGTCCGCCGCTGCCCAGATGCCCGGCACCCCCGTCATCGGGGCCCTGGCGCTCTTCGCCGCCTCCTACCTCGAACCCGGCCGCATCTCCATCACCGCGAGCGGCTCCACCTACCTCGGCCGCGTCGCGCCCCCGACGCCGCCCGCCGGCGGACCGCCGTCGCCCGCCCCTCACACCTCGGTCGCCGCGACCCGCGACGAGGCAGCCGCCCTCCGCCTCGCCGAGTCGCTCGCGCCCCTCGACGACGCGGCGGCCCTCCGCCCCGCCGACGAGTCGCTCGCGCCCGCCGCGTCCCCCGACGACACGGCGGCCCCCCGCCCTGCCGCCGATGCGCACCCACCCGTCCCGACGTTCGCGCCCCCCGACGACGCGGCGGCCCTCCGCCTCGCGGTCGACGCGCTCTCGCCCGTCATGCCCCGCTCACCCAGCGACGAGGCGACCGCCCTCCACCCCACCGATGAGTCGCTCGCGCCCGCCGCGCCCCGCGACGACGCGGCGGCCCTCCGCCTCGCGGTCGACGCGCTCTCGCCCGTCATGCCCATCGAGACCACCGACGACTTCGCCGGCGCCCAATGGACCAAGCTCCTCGTCAACCACGTCAACGCCCTCCCCGCCATCACCGGACTCTCCGTCCAGCAGACCATCGCCGACCCCCGCCTCCGCGCCGTCCTCCTCGCCAGCATGAAGGAGACCATCGGCATCGCCCGCGCCAAGGGCGTGCACTTCGCGCCGGTGCAAGGCCTAGACGACCGCCTCCTCCGCTTCGTGCAGCGTGCCCCGCGCATCCTGGCCCAGCTCGTGCCCCGCGCCATGGCCCGCCGCATGGGCTCGACACCCAACCCCGGATCGACCCTCCAGAGCATCCGCCGCGGCCAACTCACCGAGATCGATCACCTGAACGGCGCCGTCGTCGTAGCCGCCGCCACCCTCAGCCGCCCGGCGCCCGTCAACGCGACCCTCGTCACCCTCGTCCACGCCGTCGAACACGACCACCGCTTCCGCACCCCCACGGAAGTCACCGCCGCCCTCCACTCCCGTCGCTGACCCCGCCGACCCGGATTGAGCGAGCGGCCGAATCGGCCCCCACCCTCGACCCGTTTCCGGAGGTGCCGCCGAAGTCCATCGAGCTCCGCCGGCCCGCCGCCTGACGCAGCTCCCAAACGACGGATGCTCGCTCCGCTACTCCACCGAGCATCCGTCGATCTGCCCAAACCCTCCGAAACTCCGGCGTTTCGCACCCCGGTGATGGCCGCAGAACTCCATCGAGCTCGGGCGGCTCGCCGGCAGCTGCAACGGCCAAACGACGGATGCTCGCTCCCCAACCCCACCGAGCATCCGTCGATCTGCACAAAGCCACCGAGACCCCGTCGTTTTGCCGCGCAGCTCCCAATACGGGTGGAGGGAGGGGCCGATTCGGCGCCCTCCCTCCGTCCGGTTCGGCAGGCGCCGCTGTATTCCCTCGAGTTCGGGCGGGTTCTTGGGTGGTGTGGCGGCAAAACGACGGATGCTCGCTCCCCAACCCCACCGAGCATCCGTCGATCTGCACAAAGCCGCCGAAACTTCGTCGTCTCGCCGCGCAGCTCCCAATACGGGTGGAGGGAGTGGCGGCAAAACGACGGATGCTCGCTCACCAACCTCACCGAGCATCCGTCGATCTGCACAAAGCCGCCGAAACTTCGTCGTCTCGCCGCGCAGCTCCCAATACGGGTGGAGGGAGTGGCGGCAAAACGACGGATGCTCGCTCACCAACCTCACCGAGCATCCGTCGATCTGCACAAAGCCGCCGGAACTCCGTCGTTTTGCCGCGACAGCTCCCGAAACGGGTGGAGGGAGGGGGCCGTTTAGGCACCCTCCCTCCATCGAGTTCGGAGGCGACGCCGCTCAGCCCGCGTACGCGCCCGCGCGCAGGTCGTCGACGAGGGTGGGCCCGTTGGGCTCCCACCCGAGGTCGATGCGGGCGGCGGAGCCGGTGGCCTGCTGGTCGAGCAGGAGGGCGTCGCCGAGGCCCTCGCCGAGCCACTCGTGCACCTCGGCGGTGGTGGTCGGCTCGACCCGCCCGTCGAGCCCGGCGGCGACCGCCGCCGCCTCGCCGAGCTCGCGCACGGTCGGGTTCTGCCCGCTGGCACCGATGTAGTACGAGCCGCCGTCGGCGAGGTCGAAGGCGAGCACGTAGAGCTCGGCGAGGTCGTCGACGAACACGGTGGTCCAGTGCTGCTCGCCCGATCCGATGAGCTGGAGGGCGGGCGCGACCCCCGAGCCCCGCGGCGCCTGCGCGATCACGTTCGGCAGCCCCCCGCCGTGCCCGAACACCACGGCCGGCGCGACGATCGTGGTCTTCACGCCCGAGGCGCCGAGCACGCGCTCCTCGATCGGCAGCCGCCACGCGGTGAGCGCCGGCGGGTCGAACGGCGAGCGCTCGGTGATCTCGGCCGACGAGCCGTACACCCAGATGCCCCCGGTGTGCACATAGGGCTTGTCGCTGCCCTCGAGCCCCGCGAACACCGCGTCGACGACCCCCTCGTCGAAGGCGGCGCTCGTCTCGTCGCCGGGCGACGCGGTGTGAATGACGCCGTCGCTCTCGAGCGCGAGCCTCTCGACGAGCTCGCGGTCGGTGAGCGTGCCGACCACGGCGCGAGCACCGGTCGCCTCGACGTCGCGAGCCTTCGCCTCGTCACGCACGACGGCGACGACGTCGCGACCCTGGGCGCGCAGGGCGCGGAGAACTGCTGAACCGATGAATCCGGATGCGCCGGTGAGGAAGATAGCCATGTCTCGATCTAACCGGGTCGGCGGATGCGTATTCCACAGTCGTGACGAACAGAGACGTTCTCCACAGCATCCGTCTCGCGGCCCACCGCATCCGGTGCATGGCAGAATGGGACGTCACCCCCGACCCAGAGGAATGCGTGAGTCCCCAAGCCCTGAAGGCCCTCCAGCCGGCCTCCACCGACCCCGCGTTCATCCGCAACTTCTGCATCATCGCGCACATCGACCACGGCAAGTCGACCCTCGCCGACCGCATGCTCGGCATCACCGGCGTCGTCAGCGACCGCGACATGCGCGCGCAGTACCTCGACCGGATGGACATCGAGCGCGAGCGCGGCATCACCATCAAGAGCCAGGCCGTGCGCATGCCCTGGGCGCTCGACGGCGCGAGCTACGCGCTCAACATGATCGACACCCCGGGCCACGTCGACTTCACCTACGAGGTCTCGCGGTCGCTCGCCGCGTGCGAGGGTGCCATCCTGCTCGTCGACGCCGCCCAGGGCATCGAGGCGCAGACGCTGGCGAACCTCTACCTCGCGCTCGAGAACGACCTCACCATCATCCCGGTGCTCAACAAGATCGACCTGCCGGCAGCCGACCCCGAGAAGTACGCGAAGGAGCTGGCCGGCCTCATCGGCGGCGACCCCGACGACGTGCTGCGGGTGAGCGGCAAGACGGGCATGGGCGTCGAAGACCTGCTCGATCGCGTCGTCGAGCTCATCCCGCCGCCCGTCGGAGATCCGGATGCTGCGGCCCGCGCCATGATCTTCGACTCCGTCTACGACGCCTACCGCGGTGTCGTCACCTACGTGCGCATGATCGACGGGCAGCTGAACCCGCGCGAGCGCATCCAGATGATGTCGACGAAGGCGACCCACGAGATCCTCGAGATCGGGGTGTCGAGCCCTGAGCCGACGCCCTCGAAGGGTCTCGGCGTGGGCGAGGTGGGCTACCTCATCACCGGTGTGAAAGACGTGCGCCAGTCGAAGGTGGGCGACACGGTCACCACGGCGCAGAAGCCGGCCACCGTCGCGCTGCCCGGCTACACCGAGCCGCTGCCGATGGTGTTCTCGGGGCTGTACCCCATCGACGGCAGCGACTACCCGGCGCTGCGCGAGGCGCTCGACAAGCTGAAGCTCAGCGACGCCGCGCTGGTCTACGAGCCGGAGACCTCGGTGGCGCTCGGCTTCGGCTTCCGCTGCGGGTTCCTCGGCCTGCTGCACCTCGAGATCATCACCGAACGCCTCGAGCGCGAGTTCGGTCTCGACCTCATCGCCACGGCGCCGAGCGTCATCTACGAGGTCACGACCGAAGACAAGAAGACGATCACCGTCACCAACCCGAGCGAGTTCCCCGAGGGCAAGATCTCGGCCGTCTCCGAGCCCGTGGTGAACGCCGCCATCCTGGCGCCGAAAGACTACGTGGGCACCATCATGGAGCTCTGCCAGAGCCGGCGCGGCACCCTGCAGGGCATG carries:
- a CDS encoding pyridoxal phosphate-dependent aminotransferase; this translates as MPRLAPHTDSVPPSGIRRIFELAHALDDVILLVIGEPDVPVAPAILAEGAQAWADDDTAYTPNGGITPLREAIVREVARRNGIHTDVERVWVTNGATQALFLAMSLVLDPGDEVLVPDPGYTTFTMNAHLLNAVPVPYPLRPENDFAPDLAELARLVTDRTRLLVVNSPSNPLGAVFDESTLQALLDFAHEHDLWIISDEVYERFSYEHPHVSIASLEPTGAPERSVKRTDARGDDDRVLTVFSASKTYALTGARVGWLLTPSGFAPLMRSAQEAMISCVNTPAQRAVVAALEGPQHPVDEAAAHYRDNLAAATALLRERGIRYLEPTGAFYLWVDVSHATGGDVAGWAERFLLEQRVAVAPGSAFGRMGEGWIRLCVAASRDDLLEGIRRLPAPAAVSDEATP
- a CDS encoding ketopantoate reductase family protein, which translates into the protein MRIAVVGAGAVGGAIAAVADRAGYELVVTARGEHLATIQRDGLRLSGAWGDHLAHPRAAETLLDLPDVASREWRPDLALLCVKAQDARSALAANAPVLDGVPLVVVQNGLGGAESAAAQMPGTPVIGALALFAASYLEPGRISITASGSTYLGRVAPPTPPAGGPPSPAPHTSVAATRDEAAALRLAESLAPLDDAAALRPADESLAPAASPDDTAAPRPAADAHPPVPTFAPPDDAAALRLAVDALSPVMPRSPSDEATALHPTDESLAPAAPRDDAAALRLAVDALSPVMPIETTDDFAGAQWTKLLVNHVNALPAITGLSVQQTIADPRLRAVLLASMKETIGIARAKGVHFAPVQGLDDRLLRFVQRAPRILAQLVPRAMARRMGSTPNPGSTLQSIRRGQLTEIDHLNGAVVVAAATLSRPAPVNATLVTLVHAVEHDHRFRTPTEVTAALHSRR
- a CDS encoding NAD-dependent epimerase/dehydratase family protein, producing MAIFLTGASGFIGSAVLRALRAQGRDVVAVVRDEAKARDVEATGARAVVGTLTDRELVERLALESDGVIHTASPGDETSAAFDEGVVDAVFAGLEGSDKPYVHTGGIWVYGSSAEITERSPFDPPALTAWRLPIEERVLGASGVKTTIVAPAVVFGHGGGLPNVIAQAPRGSGVAPALQLIGSGEQHWTTVFVDDLAELYVLAFDLADGGSYYIGASGQNPTVRELGEAAAVAAGLDGRVEPTTTAEVHEWLGEGLGDALLLDQQATGSAARIDLGWEPNGPTLVDDLRAGAYAG
- the lepA gene encoding translation elongation factor 4, with amino-acid sequence MSPQALKALQPASTDPAFIRNFCIIAHIDHGKSTLADRMLGITGVVSDRDMRAQYLDRMDIERERGITIKSQAVRMPWALDGASYALNMIDTPGHVDFTYEVSRSLAACEGAILLVDAAQGIEAQTLANLYLALENDLTIIPVLNKIDLPAADPEKYAKELAGLIGGDPDDVLRVSGKTGMGVEDLLDRVVELIPPPVGDPDAAARAMIFDSVYDAYRGVVTYVRMIDGQLNPRERIQMMSTKATHEILEIGVSSPEPTPSKGLGVGEVGYLITGVKDVRQSKVGDTVTTAQKPATVALPGYTEPLPMVFSGLYPIDGSDYPALREALDKLKLSDAALVYEPETSVALGFGFRCGFLGLLHLEIITERLEREFGLDLIATAPSVIYEVTTEDKKTITVTNPSEFPEGKISAVSEPVVNAAILAPKDYVGTIMELCQSRRGTLQGMEYLGEDRVEIKYTIPLGEIVFDFFDQLKSKTAGYASLDYEPAGEEVADLVKVDILLQGERVDAFSAIVHRDKAYAYGVLMTGRLRELIPRQQFEVPIQAAIGARIIARESIRAMRKDVLAKCYGGDITRKRKLLEKQKEGKKRMKMVGRVEVPQEAFIAALSGDVEKKDKK